One window from the genome of Dyadobacter sp. CECT 9275 encodes:
- a CDS encoding phosphocholine-specific phospholipase C, which yields MTELDRRKFIKIAAGAGAALNFLPALIQKALAVEAHNSSKSIQDVKHIVILMQENRSFDHYFGTMRGVRGFGDRFPIPLESGKNVFFQSDGQKEIPPYRADKRTMNAALVNGTPHDFPDTQAAWNQGKYGFWPLFKTPYSMAYYTREEIPFQYALAESFTICDAYHCSIATGTDPNRIMFWSGSNFNPEKRAAGINCTDEDSEPVNLRCWPEHAEGTNKPGRMPEPGYVYRGSSFKWDTIPDVLEKAGISWRIYQDPNDNWNGAMHGCLAFESFRTAKPGSPIYENGMRHWSLDDLTGHVKNNTLPQVSWVLPSQSNSEHPNGPSSPNRGGDFTHQVLAAITANPEVWSKTVFFLTFDENDGLFDHLPAPAVPSYNLDGSLAGKSTLDVAGMYFNNDKGTQPFPNPFNAASMLKGGRKSERVYQDKRDTISGNIRPWGMGPRVPMYVISPWSKGGWVDSQVTDHTSVGQFLEKRFGIHIPAISPWHRAVSGDLTSAFDFVNPNDPVFPHLPATSNYAETEAASRLLPRASAPDNPAPLFQEKGTRFSRALPYDLHTDAHVTKGEAKISLKFGNTGKAGAVFHVYDLKHLDKIPKRYTVEAGKTLSDAWDLSADQGRYDLEVFGPNGYFRKFSGKTDALFPEVAVRYDHKKGGVSLKIHHENAKPVTVEIIANAYAYGGPWLLEVLPKGSVKKEWTLAQSGNWYDFTLKTSDGTEFLRRFAGRVETGKPGVSDPAMASEI from the coding sequence ATGACTGAATTAGACCGTCGTAAGTTTATCAAAATCGCCGCGGGAGCCGGTGCCGCATTAAATTTTCTGCCGGCCCTTATCCAAAAGGCGCTGGCCGTAGAGGCACACAATAGCTCAAAATCAATCCAGGATGTAAAGCATATTGTGATCCTGATGCAGGAAAACCGATCCTTTGACCATTACTTTGGTACCATGCGTGGTGTCCGAGGTTTTGGTGATCGTTTTCCCATCCCGTTAGAAAGCGGCAAAAATGTATTTTTTCAATCCGACGGACAAAAAGAAATACCGCCTTACCGTGCCGACAAAAGAACGATGAACGCAGCGCTTGTCAACGGTACTCCACATGATTTTCCTGATACCCAGGCCGCCTGGAACCAGGGCAAATACGGTTTCTGGCCACTTTTCAAAACACCGTATTCCATGGCTTACTATACCCGCGAGGAAATCCCGTTTCAGTATGCCCTGGCCGAATCCTTTACCATCTGTGATGCTTACCATTGCTCAATAGCCACAGGTACCGACCCGAACCGTATTATGTTTTGGTCGGGATCCAATTTCAATCCTGAGAAACGGGCGGCAGGTATCAATTGTACCGACGAAGATTCTGAACCTGTGAACCTCAGATGCTGGCCTGAACATGCCGAAGGAACCAATAAACCTGGGCGTATGCCAGAGCCTGGGTACGTGTACCGCGGTTCTTCTTTCAAATGGGACACCATCCCCGATGTGCTCGAAAAAGCAGGTATCAGCTGGCGGATTTATCAGGATCCTAACGACAACTGGAATGGAGCTATGCACGGCTGCCTGGCTTTTGAAAGTTTTCGCACTGCAAAACCGGGCTCGCCCATCTATGAAAACGGTATGCGGCACTGGTCGCTGGACGACCTCACCGGACATGTTAAAAACAATACCCTTCCGCAGGTAAGCTGGGTATTGCCATCACAAAGTAATTCGGAACATCCGAACGGGCCGTCGAGTCCCAACCGGGGAGGGGATTTTACCCATCAGGTACTGGCGGCCATCACGGCTAATCCGGAGGTATGGAGCAAAACGGTTTTCTTTCTCACTTTTGACGAAAACGACGGTTTGTTTGATCACTTGCCTGCTCCAGCAGTTCCCTCGTATAATCTGGACGGGTCGCTGGCGGGAAAATCAACACTGGACGTAGCGGGCATGTATTTCAATAATGATAAGGGAACCCAACCTTTTCCTAATCCTTTCAACGCTGCGAGTATGCTAAAAGGCGGCCGCAAGAGTGAAAGGGTATACCAGGACAAGCGGGACACCATCAGCGGCAATATCCGCCCCTGGGGAATGGGTCCCAGAGTACCGATGTATGTGATTTCTCCGTGGAGCAAGGGTGGCTGGGTGGATTCCCAGGTAACAGACCACACCTCCGTGGGCCAGTTCCTTGAAAAACGTTTTGGGATTCACATTCCGGCCATCAGCCCCTGGCATCGTGCGGTGAGCGGAGACCTCACCTCCGCTTTTGATTTCGTAAACCCCAATGATCCGGTATTTCCCCATTTGCCTGCCACAAGTAATTATGCTGAGACAGAAGCTGCCTCCCGCCTGTTGCCCCGGGCCTCCGCCCCTGACAATCCTGCACCACTGTTTCAGGAAAAGGGGACGCGCTTTTCAAGGGCATTGCCTTATGATTTACATACTGATGCTCATGTTACAAAAGGGGAAGCCAAAATCAGTCTTAAGTTTGGCAATACCGGAAAAGCCGGGGCCGTATTTCATGTATATGATTTAAAACACCTGGATAAAATTCCAAAACGCTATACGGTGGAAGCCGGTAAAACCCTTAGCGATGCATGGGACTTGTCTGCCGATCAAGGACGGTACGATCTGGAAGTGTTTGGTCCGAATGGCTATTTCCGCAAGTTTTCAGGGAAGACCGATGCACTGTTTCCAGAGGTAGCGGTCAGGTATGATCACAAAAAGGGAGGTGTCAGTCTGAAAATCCATCACGAAAACGCCAAACCGGTTACCGTTGAAATTATTGCCAATGCCTACGCTTATGGCGGCCCGTGGCTGCTGGAGGTATTGCCAAAAGGATCGGTAAAAAAAGAATGGACACTGGCCCAAAGCGGCAACTGGTATGACTTTACCCTCAAAACATCCGATGGAACGGAGTTTCTCCGCAGATTTGCCGGGAGGGTCGAAACCGGGAAGCCCGGAGTAAGTGATCCGGCGATGGCCAGTGAAATTTGA
- a CDS encoding AAA family ATPase, translated as MIKQIRITNFCSFHESEIDLDPNVNILIGINGSGKSNFLKAVKLLREGVSGIGLQKHLIDNLGGFDNVFFKGSNSHHLTDAISIRYTFDGDAITNGKYGFKFTDDILYTITLTRSPSLQNFNVHEKIESQRGYIYLDFTNGVGHLAEKSDPGEKPKLIRYSDYDPQGLVLKEVSDSDRYYALTTLRKAIRDVMVYDYFDTTPKSPIRKAVLATSDKRLASDGTNLPQILNTIKINYKQQYRKIVEMLNEVNPNFTGFDFNFISGNSSIELMLEEHGLDSSVHVSGISDGTLRYLCLLAILYNPDRGSFICIDEPEVGLHPDMILNVANAVKEASEKSAMVISTHSENLLNYFDLQNVRVFDKDDTNASNVISYDAANFNGWYEQFSLGHMWKQGDLGGVRYGA; from the coding sequence ATGATTAAACAGATTAGAATTACAAATTTTTGTAGCTTCCATGAATCAGAAATTGATCTGGACCCTAATGTTAATATTTTAATTGGGATTAATGGATCCGGGAAATCCAACTTTTTAAAAGCTGTAAAACTTTTAAGGGAAGGCGTTTCGGGAATTGGACTACAGAAGCATTTAATAGATAATCTGGGTGGATTTGATAATGTGTTCTTCAAAGGATCAAATTCGCATCACCTTACAGACGCCATAAGCATAAGGTATACTTTTGATGGTGATGCCATCACTAATGGGAAATATGGCTTTAAATTCACCGATGACATTTTGTATACCATAACCCTTACAAGATCTCCAAGTTTACAGAATTTTAATGTACATGAAAAGATCGAAAGTCAGCGAGGTTATATTTACCTCGATTTTACAAATGGAGTAGGGCATCTTGCAGAAAAGAGCGATCCCGGTGAGAAACCCAAACTGATCAGATACAGCGACTATGACCCACAAGGGCTTGTTTTAAAGGAGGTTAGTGATAGCGACCGATACTATGCACTTACCACCTTACGAAAGGCAATCAGAGACGTCATGGTTTACGATTATTTCGATACCACACCCAAAAGCCCTATTCGCAAGGCTGTCTTGGCTACATCGGATAAACGGCTTGCTTCTGATGGGACAAATCTTCCGCAAATACTGAATACCATAAAAATCAATTACAAACAGCAATACAGAAAAATTGTTGAGATGTTAAACGAGGTAAATCCAAATTTTACCGGTTTCGATTTTAACTTCATTAGTGGTAACAGCAGTATTGAACTAATGCTTGAGGAGCATGGCCTTGATAGTTCAGTTCATGTATCCGGTATTTCTGATGGGACTTTGCGTTACCTATGCCTTTTGGCGATTTTATATAATCCAGATCGGGGAAGTTTTATTTGCATCGACGAACCCGAAGTTGGCCTTCATCCGGACATGATTCTTAATGTTGCCAATGCTGTTAAAGAAGCATCTGAGAAATCCGCTATGGTTATCTCCACACATTCGGAAAATCTGCTCAACTATTTTGATTTGCAAAATGTACGGGTTTTTGACAAGGACGATACTAACGCGTCCAATGTAATTTCTTATGATGCCGCGAATTTTAACGGATGGTATGAGCAATTTTCCCTTGGTCATATGTGGAAGCAAGGTGATCTGGGAGGAGTAAGGTATGGCGCTTAA
- a CDS encoding DUF4276 family protein: MFIEGESNSPNGDLRQGFSKLLSKALNNNLPRIILGDGKWLTIDKFLHKNIPGDLFLLLVDLDGKEDSRERDIRENNLTDVRDNVFYMIQEMESWFLSQPTILDKFYGVDHNGKKVSDKMTIKKPIDFEYPDKELKKITKTSRKGEYHKIKHAVELLKLLDSNLLEVEFADYKRLVKKLR; the protein is encoded by the coding sequence TTGTTTATCGAAGGAGAGTCGAACAGCCCTAATGGAGATCTCAGGCAAGGTTTTTCAAAACTTTTATCCAAAGCGTTAAATAATAATCTGCCTCGTATTATTCTTGGTGACGGAAAATGGCTGACGATTGATAAATTTTTGCACAAAAATATTCCAGGAGATTTATTCCTGCTACTCGTTGATTTAGATGGGAAAGAAGATAGCCGGGAACGTGATATTCGGGAGAATAATCTAACGGATGTCAGGGATAACGTTTTTTATATGATACAGGAGATGGAAAGCTGGTTTCTATCTCAACCGACAATCTTGGACAAGTTTTACGGTGTCGATCATAATGGCAAAAAGGTTTCAGACAAAATGACAATAAAGAAACCTATTGATTTTGAGTATCCTGATAAAGAACTTAAAAAGATTACGAAAACTTCAAGAAAAGGTGAATACCATAAGATTAAACACGCTGTTGAACTTCTGAAATTGTTGGACAGTAACCTTTTGGAGGTGGAATTTGCTGATTACAAAAGGTTGGTTAAGAAACTCAGATAA
- a CDS encoding SusC/RagA family TonB-linked outer membrane protein: MKRVTTRYFHHKWTPRSIFLSSLFTVSVVSIFPEQLQAGPFEKGTVSPDANATPWFLERTVKGKVVDEKGVTLPGVNVIIKGTTKGTVTDENGAFSIAVPDGEAILAFSYIGHITQEISVVNQSFLDITLKADTKSLEEVVVVGYGQQKTREVTGSISSLSTAQLQDQPVGQIGQKIQGRIAGVQINQTSGQPGKGISIRIRGAASVNAGNSPLYVVDGAPIVGDINSINPTEIENITVLKGPSAASIYGSRAANGVVLITTKQARPGKTVVQFSVSQGVGRVPDRGRPDLMNAKEFLEFQKGIFEDKIKYEGYAGGIPALYQNPQSWTGPDTDWMDEMLRNSRMSSYNLSLLAGKDKFTSATTVGYYDESGVMLNTGYKRFSLRSNNEYQVNDKIRVGLNVAPTYQTGQNFGTDGTYNIIFAGLTTPPIFSPNEKNADGTRKLRFEGPGLFTQPNWVSVLETSKNKETVSRLLSNAFLEFEFLKNFKFKSAVSTDIANTTNRIFNPSSTGTIWSPPPTIPSGSYSTTNYYSWLTENTLTYSKTFADDHQLEILAGYSAQKFHQEYNSLSGSNFPDDLVSWIDAAAVKNGSNNTTEWSLLSMYSRFNYSFKGKYLLSASIRRDGSSRFGSENRWGAFPSVSAGWIVSDEKFMENLHSLSYLKLRAEYGLVGNFNIGNYSQFGRVSTTNYVYGGALAQGRSLTTLGNNKLTWETTKGIDVGIDISFFNDRLSFTADYYQKSIDDMLYQVDIPMGTGFGNIQSNIGGFKFWGYEFSASTRNLTGALTWNTDFNISVNHNRVEKLGTNNTPIDGVGEQGTYWKTEVGRPIGQFWGYVFDGVYMNQQEFDSQPKAVTSSVGTVRYKDLNGDGVITNTDRAFLGNPNPKFIFGLANSLSYKGLDLNVVISGAIGQDIINGQKEWSDNQDGVFNVQKYWKDRWRSESEPGNGIYPRTTGAGNNFFRYANSRWIEDGSYVTIKNITLGYTLPVLKKVFSRTRATLSCQQAAVFTKYKGMSPEASINGLNGLREGVDAGAYPVPRTFAIGLDLNF, encoded by the coding sequence ATGAAAAGAGTCACTACCCGGTATTTCCATCATAAATGGACACCCCGATCAATATTTTTGAGCAGTTTATTTACTGTCTCAGTAGTCAGTATTTTTCCGGAACAATTACAGGCCGGCCCCTTTGAAAAAGGCACGGTAAGCCCGGATGCTAATGCTACCCCATGGTTTTTAGAAAGAACAGTTAAAGGCAAAGTGGTGGATGAAAAAGGAGTTACTTTGCCTGGGGTTAACGTAATCATCAAGGGAACGACCAAAGGCACCGTGACCGACGAAAACGGAGCTTTTTCCATAGCAGTACCCGACGGGGAAGCAATACTTGCCTTTTCCTACATAGGGCATATCACGCAGGAGATTTCTGTTGTGAACCAGAGCTTTCTGGATATTACCTTAAAGGCCGATACCAAATCACTCGAAGAAGTAGTGGTGGTGGGGTATGGTCAGCAGAAAACCAGAGAAGTAACCGGATCCATCTCCTCGCTTTCAACGGCGCAATTACAGGATCAGCCGGTGGGGCAGATAGGCCAGAAAATCCAGGGCCGCATTGCCGGGGTGCAGATCAACCAGACCTCCGGGCAGCCAGGCAAGGGTATCTCGATCAGGATCAGGGGAGCCGCATCTGTTAACGCGGGAAACAGTCCGTTGTATGTGGTAGATGGCGCTCCCATTGTAGGAGATATTAACAGTATCAACCCAACAGAAATTGAGAATATAACGGTACTGAAAGGTCCTTCGGCTGCCTCCATTTATGGTTCCAGGGCGGCAAACGGCGTAGTGCTGATCACGACCAAACAAGCCAGGCCAGGGAAAACGGTGGTACAGTTCAGTGTGAGCCAGGGAGTGGGACGCGTACCGGACCGTGGACGTCCGGACCTCATGAATGCCAAGGAATTTCTGGAATTTCAAAAAGGGATATTTGAAGATAAAATCAAATACGAAGGATACGCGGGTGGTATTCCTGCACTGTACCAGAACCCGCAGAGCTGGACAGGCCCGGATACCGACTGGATGGATGAGATGCTGAGAAACTCCAGAATGAGCAGCTATAATTTATCGTTGCTGGCCGGCAAAGACAAGTTCACCTCGGCCACCACGGTGGGCTATTACGATGAGAGCGGTGTGATGCTGAATACGGGCTATAAAAGATTTTCGCTTCGCTCCAATAATGAGTATCAGGTCAATGATAAAATCAGGGTGGGGCTCAATGTTGCTCCGACCTACCAGACCGGCCAGAATTTCGGTACGGATGGAACTTACAATATCATTTTTGCAGGTTTAACCACGCCGCCTATTTTTTCTCCCAACGAAAAGAATGCGGACGGTACGCGTAAGCTGAGGTTTGAAGGCCCGGGGCTTTTCACGCAGCCCAACTGGGTGTCGGTTCTGGAAACCTCCAAAAACAAGGAAACAGTATCCCGTTTGCTGTCAAATGCCTTTCTGGAATTTGAGTTTCTCAAAAACTTTAAATTCAAATCCGCAGTATCAACCGATATCGCCAATACCACCAATCGGATATTCAACCCCAGTTCAACCGGTACGATCTGGTCTCCTCCGCCAACAATCCCGTCGGGTTCATACAGTACCACCAATTACTACTCCTGGCTAACCGAAAACACGCTGACTTACAGTAAAACTTTTGCAGATGACCATCAGTTGGAAATACTCGCCGGTTATTCCGCACAGAAATTCCACCAGGAATATAATTCCCTGTCGGGAAGCAATTTCCCGGACGACCTGGTATCCTGGATTGATGCGGCGGCAGTAAAAAATGGCAGCAATAATACCACGGAATGGTCTTTGTTATCGATGTACAGCCGTTTCAATTATAGTTTCAAAGGCAAATATCTACTCTCTGCATCCATTCGCCGCGACGGGTCTTCGCGTTTCGGAAGTGAAAACAGATGGGGGGCATTCCCTTCGGTGTCTGCGGGATGGATTGTTTCTGATGAAAAATTCATGGAGAATTTACACTCGCTGAGTTATCTTAAACTGAGGGCAGAATATGGTCTGGTGGGAAACTTCAACATTGGTAATTACAGTCAGTTCGGAAGAGTATCCACCACCAATTATGTTTATGGCGGCGCTCTGGCGCAGGGCCGGAGCCTCACTACCCTGGGCAATAACAAACTTACCTGGGAAACCACCAAAGGAATTGATGTAGGTATTGACATCTCATTTTTCAACGACCGCCTTTCTTTTACGGCCGATTATTATCAGAAGTCTATCGACGATATGTTGTATCAGGTGGATATTCCGATGGGTACAGGATTTGGAAATATTCAGTCCAACATCGGAGGCTTTAAGTTCTGGGGATACGAATTTTCGGCCAGCACCCGGAACCTCACCGGCGCATTAACCTGGAATACGGATTTCAATATCTCCGTTAACCACAACCGGGTTGAAAAACTTGGAACCAATAACACCCCCATTGACGGGGTTGGCGAACAGGGAACCTACTGGAAAACGGAAGTTGGAAGGCCCATCGGGCAATTCTGGGGCTATGTGTTTGACGGGGTGTATATGAATCAGCAGGAATTTGATTCTCAGCCAAAAGCAGTTACCTCGAGCGTAGGGACGGTCAGGTACAAAGATCTTAACGGCGACGGGGTGATCACCAATACCGACAGGGCCTTCCTGGGTAATCCCAATCCCAAATTCATCTTCGGGTTAGCCAACAGTTTGTCGTACAAAGGGTTGGACCTGAACGTGGTGATCTCCGGAGCCATCGGACAGGACATTATCAATGGACAAAAAGAATGGTCGGATAACCAGGATGGCGTATTTAATGTTCAGAAATACTGGAAGGACAGATGGCGGTCAGAAAGTGAGCCGGGCAATGGAATTTATCCGCGAACAACCGGAGCGGGCAATAACTTTTTCAGGTATGCCAACAGCCGCTGGATTGAAGACGGGTCGTATGTGACTATCAAAAATATTACGCTGGGGTATACCCTGCCGGTTTTGAAAAAGGTATTCAGCAGAACGAGAGCTACGCTGAGCTGTCAGCAGGCCGCGGTATTTACCAAATACAAGGGTATGTCGCCGGAAGCCAGTATCAACGGGCTGAACGGCCTTCGGGAAGGTGTGGACGCCGGTGCCTATCCTGTCCCCAGAACATTTGCGATTGGTTTGGATTTAAACTTTTGA
- a CDS encoding family 78 glycoside hydrolase catalytic domain: MKIFCSNLLILFATLSYGTPQSVALKTDQLRTEYLVNPVGIDVLQPRLSWELASDTRSQFQSGYQILVGTDSLLLLKDVADAWDSKKVMSSQSSQIPYSGKKLQSKTRYFWKVRAWDANKNAGAWSTIASWSMGLLTKADWQAKWIGAPEQQIPYEQQYYINYGFQSDFVSDKNAKNQWVAIDLGAVEDVRQIRLYPVDYKKIPDGYLFPKRFKVELSNTPDFKNSSVIADESKQDYIKKGLAPYVKNVTSTKGRYLRVVVNKLDKLEEGKYAFAFAELEVMNAASKNIALNKKTTTAVSYNLYPPFSYENWLPEKLTDGFYKSNPDHKSFSLPIPPSPLLRKTFTLHKKVKKATLYASALGLYEFSVNGKKAGTQVLAPEWTDYHKRVQYQTYDVTESLKSGVNVMGAMLADGWYAGSIFSHPDRGSYGFDRRLIGQLEIVYEDGTKGQIVTDGSWKLLENGPIQRASLFDGEFFNAGLLPERWLHADFDDSQWKPVTVDPTIAKTLSAQLNEPIKIIQEIRPVKMFKVKEGTYVFDLGQNIAGWVNLKLNYNPQRDITFRHGEVLDDEGMLYVANLRGAKQMDVYTPGAGNSVDYEPRFTYHGFRYVEISGLTREPDLGDVTGKVVASASPLAGSFESSSQDLNKLWSNILWTQRGNMHSVPTDCPQRDERAGWMGDAQVFAQTSIYNLDMAAFFTKWVRDIRDSQRPEGRYPDFAPQVGIWNNFYNSPGWGDAGVLVPWRLYENYGDTSILAAQYTSMKKYIVFIMKSNPDLIWKNARGNMYGDWLNGNTIISKDYPKEGGKVPDDIYSTAFFQHSTQTVAKAAKLLGHQKDHRFFDSLATAIRSRFVEEYVDADGRVKGNTQAGYAIALDFDLIPRNLREQAAAHMVQAIKDYDFRISTGIQTTIRMMNQLTAFGYNDIAYKLLESRRFPSWIYSIDQGATTIWERWDGYVKGRGFQNVGMNSFNHYAIGAVGEWMYRSILGINTETAGYKHFIVKPVVGGSLTWAKGSYNSVAGKISVDWKQDTNNFKLNVQIPANTTATVFLPKGKNITENGQAISGSKDIRIVETNEKGTSLLVQSGNYHFSVAL; this comes from the coding sequence ATGAAGATTTTTTGCTCAAATCTCCTGATCCTGTTTGCCACCCTATCCTATGGCACGCCTCAGTCTGTCGCTTTGAAAACAGATCAGCTCAGAACGGAATACCTTGTGAATCCGGTTGGAATAGATGTACTGCAGCCCCGCCTGAGCTGGGAACTTGCTTCGGATACGAGGTCCCAATTTCAGTCGGGCTACCAGATCCTGGTCGGTACCGACTCGCTGCTGCTCTTAAAAGATGTGGCAGATGCCTGGGACTCGAAAAAGGTAATGTCGTCGCAAAGCAGCCAGATACCGTATTCCGGAAAAAAGCTTCAGTCCAAAACCAGATATTTCTGGAAAGTAAGGGCCTGGGATGCCAATAAAAATGCCGGAGCCTGGAGTACTATAGCCAGCTGGTCCATGGGCTTGCTCACCAAAGCGGACTGGCAGGCCAAGTGGATAGGCGCACCGGAGCAGCAAATTCCTTATGAGCAGCAATATTATATCAATTACGGCTTTCAGTCCGACTTTGTTTCGGATAAAAATGCTAAAAACCAATGGGTTGCGATTGATTTGGGCGCAGTTGAGGATGTCCGTCAGATCAGGCTCTATCCGGTGGATTATAAAAAAATTCCAGACGGATACCTGTTCCCGAAACGCTTTAAAGTGGAACTTTCCAACACGCCCGACTTCAAAAATTCCAGCGTCATAGCCGATGAAAGTAAGCAGGACTATATCAAAAAAGGACTTGCACCTTACGTAAAAAATGTAACATCGACGAAAGGCAGGTACCTGAGGGTGGTGGTTAATAAGCTTGACAAATTGGAAGAGGGCAAGTATGCATTTGCTTTTGCTGAGCTGGAAGTGATGAACGCCGCATCCAAAAATATTGCGCTGAATAAAAAAACGACGACGGCTGTTTCCTATAACCTATATCCGCCGTTTTCCTACGAAAACTGGCTTCCCGAAAAGCTGACCGATGGTTTCTACAAAAGTAATCCGGACCATAAGTCGTTCAGCTTGCCTATCCCACCTTCGCCCTTACTCCGTAAAACCTTTACATTGCATAAAAAGGTGAAAAAAGCAACGCTTTACGCCAGTGCACTTGGCCTGTATGAATTCAGCGTTAACGGGAAAAAAGCGGGTACCCAGGTGCTGGCCCCGGAATGGACGGATTATCACAAAAGAGTTCAGTACCAGACCTATGACGTCACCGAATCTCTCAAAAGCGGGGTAAATGTAATGGGCGCGATGCTGGCAGATGGCTGGTATGCAGGTTCTATTTTTTCTCATCCCGACCGTGGTTCCTATGGCTTTGACCGAAGGCTGATCGGCCAGTTAGAAATTGTCTATGAAGATGGAACGAAGGGGCAGATCGTGACCGATGGCAGCTGGAAATTACTGGAAAACGGTCCGATCCAAAGGGCCTCGCTTTTTGACGGGGAATTCTTCAATGCCGGGTTGCTGCCGGAAAGGTGGCTGCATGCTGATTTTGACGATTCGCAGTGGAAGCCTGTAACTGTCGACCCTACGATCGCCAAGACACTCAGCGCACAGCTTAACGAACCTATCAAAATTATTCAGGAGATCAGGCCGGTGAAAATGTTTAAAGTAAAGGAAGGCACCTACGTTTTTGACCTGGGGCAGAACATAGCCGGTTGGGTGAACCTGAAACTGAATTACAATCCGCAACGTGATATTACTTTCAGGCATGGCGAAGTGCTGGACGATGAGGGTATGCTTTATGTAGCTAACCTGAGAGGTGCGAAACAAATGGACGTATATACACCAGGGGCAGGAAATTCAGTAGATTACGAACCCCGCTTTACCTACCATGGGTTCAGATACGTTGAGATATCAGGACTTACCCGAGAACCTGACCTGGGGGATGTGACAGGCAAAGTGGTGGCTTCTGCTTCACCTTTGGCGGGTAGTTTCGAAAGCTCGTCTCAGGATCTTAATAAATTATGGTCCAATATTTTATGGACCCAGCGGGGTAATATGCACTCCGTCCCAACGGACTGTCCTCAAAGAGACGAGCGCGCCGGATGGATGGGCGATGCACAGGTTTTTGCACAAACTTCAATTTACAACCTTGATATGGCTGCGTTTTTCACCAAATGGGTGAGGGATATCAGAGATTCCCAGCGGCCCGAAGGACGTTATCCCGATTTTGCACCGCAGGTGGGTATCTGGAACAACTTTTACAATTCGCCCGGCTGGGGAGATGCCGGCGTACTGGTGCCCTGGCGCCTGTATGAAAATTATGGAGATACCTCCATTTTGGCCGCCCAGTACACCTCTATGAAAAAATACATCGTGTTCATAATGAAGTCAAATCCCGATCTGATCTGGAAAAATGCAAGGGGAAACATGTACGGAGACTGGCTGAACGGAAATACTATTATCTCCAAGGATTATCCCAAGGAAGGTGGGAAAGTACCGGATGATATTTATTCAACAGCCTTTTTTCAGCATTCTACTCAAACCGTGGCAAAAGCGGCCAAATTGTTGGGCCACCAGAAGGATCATAGGTTTTTTGATTCACTGGCCACCGCTATCAGGTCCAGATTTGTGGAGGAATACGTTGATGCAGATGGCCGAGTGAAAGGAAACACCCAGGCGGGTTACGCCATCGCCCTGGATTTTGATCTCATCCCCCGCAATTTGCGTGAACAGGCCGCTGCACACATGGTACAGGCTATCAAGGATTATGATTTCAGGATTTCAACCGGTATTCAGACAACCATCCGGATGATGAACCAGCTTACGGCCTTTGGTTACAACGACATAGCCTACAAACTGCTGGAAAGCCGCCGTTTCCCCTCCTGGATTTACTCCATAGACCAGGGAGCAACCACCATTTGGGAGCGCTGGGACGGATATGTAAAAGGCCGTGGTTTCCAGAATGTGGGCATGAACTCCTTTAATCACTATGCCATTGGTGCAGTGGGCGAATGGATGTACCGCAGCATATTGGGGATCAATACAGAGACGGCTGGTTATAAGCATTTTATCGTTAAACCAGTTGTGGGCGGAAGCCTGACGTGGGCAAAAGGATCATACAATTCTGTTGCCGGTAAAATTTCCGTAGACTGGAAACAGGATACAAACAACTTTAAATTGAATGTACAGATTCCCGCTAATACTACTGCGACAGTGTTTTTGCCAAAGGGTAAAAATATCACTGAAAACGGTCAGGCTATCAGCGGATCAAAAGATATCCGGATTGTCGAAACAAATGAAAAAGGTACCTCTTTGCTCGTACAATCCGGTAATTACCATTTCAGCGTAGCGCTGTAA